Proteins found in one Coffea eugenioides isolate CCC68of chromosome 5, Ceug_1.0, whole genome shotgun sequence genomic segment:
- the LOC113772102 gene encoding DNA repair protein RAD16: MNLRSRASKGKDIVQYIESSDDDEQGRTDSSDSDIYIISDCEDEVCMHMLDEHEGKDIPDINLEPTFEISDDDIQDNVSKRRKVGPVKMRGRRRNKNLDVVLVSVDRDRECNQMDTVFEDIADQSEKKSLKRKSKGHKRPILVWEALQHEIERWIKENEANDVDLSNQNEILAETVEPPANLIIPLLRYQKEWLAWALKQEESTTRGGILADEMGMGKTAQAIALVVAKQEIQKAISEPSLVASAPSSSSTFPAVKGTLVICPLVAVVQWVSEIDRFTTKGSNKVLVYHGSHRGRNIDQFSEYDFVITTYSIVEAEYRRNVMPPKHKCQWCGKLLYEHKMSVHLKYFCGPDAIKTAKLSKQQRKKSNSKTTTSKQNLEFDEDDAFDSNGDMQKRGRKKGAKTSNFAYGIPADIGESSSTKKSILHSVKWERIILDEAHYIKDRRSSTTRAVFALQSLYKWALSGTPLQNRVGELYSLVRFLEIVPYSYYYCKDCDCRSLDYSTSTDCPHCPHKSVRHFCWWNRHVASPIKYAGNLGEGRKAMLLLKHRILKSIVLRRTKKGRAADLALPPRIVTLRRDELDIKEEDYYTSLYNESQAQFNTYIEANTLMNNYAHIFDLLTRLRQAVDHPYLVVYSSTAAGRGGSIRNAPSGEVCGLCHENAEDAVVTSCTHVFCKSCLIDFSASMGQISCPSCAKLLTVDFTGNKENEDQMPKTTIKGFRPSSILNRIRLDDFQTSTKIDALREEIRFMVERDGSAKGIVFSQFTSFLDLIHYSLQKSGVSCVQLVGSMSMAARDAAIKKFTEDPDCRIFLMSLKAGGVALNLTVASHVFLMDPWWNPAVERQAQDRIHRIGQFKPIRIVRFVIKDTVEERILKLQEKKELVFEGTVGGSSEALAKLTEADLRFLFLT, from the exons ATGAATCTCCGTTCTCGAGCTTCAAAAG GAAAAGATATTGTTCAATATATAGAGAGCTCTGATGATGATGAACAAGGCCGTACAGATTCTTCGGATTCTGACATTTATATAATAAGTGATTGTGAAG ATGAAGTATGTATGCACATGTTGGATGAGCATGAGGGAAAGGATATTCCAGACATAAATCTTGAACCAACTTTTGAGATTTCTGATGATGATATCCAGGATAATGTGTCAAAGAGGAGGAAAGTGGGGCCTGTGAAAATGAGGGGAAGGCGGAGGAACAAGAACTTGGATGTGGTCCTTGTAAGTGTTGACAGAGATAGAGAGTGCAATCAGATGGATACTGTTTTTGAGGATATAGCTGATCAATCTGAGAAGAAAAGTTTGAAAAGGAAGAGTAAAGGGCATAAGAGGCCAATATTAGTGTGGGAAGCATTGCAACATGAAATTGAGAGATGGATTAAGGAGAATGAAGCTAATGATGTTGACTTGAGTAACCAGAATGAAATTTTGGCAGAAACTGTTGAGCCACCTGCCAATTTGATTATACCACTGCTCAGGTACCAGAAAGAGTGGTTAGCTTGGGCACTAAAGCAAGAGGAGTCCACCACAAGAGGAGGCATTCTTGCCGATGAAATGGGGATGGGAAAGACAGCCCAAGCAATTGCACTAGTTGTGGCTAAACAGGAGATCCAAAAGGCAATCAGTGAACCCAGTTTAGTAGCATCTGCTCCCAGTTCCTCCAGCACATTTCCAGCAGTCAAAGGCACTCTTGTAATATGTCCATTGGTGGCAGTGGTTCAATGGGTAAGTGAAATTGACCGTTTCACCACAAAAGGTAGCAATAAGGTTCTTGTTTATCATGGATCACACAGGGGAAGGAATATTGACCAGTTTTCCGAATATGATTTTGTTATTACCACCTATTCCATAGTAGAGGCTGAGTACCGGAGAAATGTGATGCCACCTAAACACAAATGCCAGTGGTGTGGAAAGTTACTTTATGAGCACAAGATGTCTGTTCACCTGAAGTATTTTTGTGGGCCTGATGCAATCAAAACGGCTAAGCTGTCAAAGCAACAGAGAAAGAAGTCAAATTCAAAAACAACAACCTCGAAGCAGAACTTAGAGTTTGATGAAGATGACGCCTTTGATTCGAATGGTGATATGCAAAAGCGAGGTCGTAAGAAGGGTGCAAAGACTTCGAATTTTGCTTATGGTATTCCAGCGGATATTGGAGAGTCATCTTCTACAAAGAAATCTATCTTGCATTCTGTGAAATGGGAGCGCATCATTCTGGATGAG gCTCATTACATAAAAGATCGACGCTCTAGTACTACAAGAGCGGTGTTTGCTTTACAATCTTTGTACAAATGGGCACTCAGTGGTACTCCACTCCAGAATCGTGTTGGTGAACTCTACTCCCTT GTACGCTTCTTGGAGATAGTTCCTTACTCTTATTACTACTGCAAGGACTGTGATTGCCGATCACTTGACTACAG CACCTCAACTGATTGTCCACACTGCCCCCATAAATCTGTCAGGCACTTTTGCTGGTGGAACAGA CATGTTGCTTCTCCAATAAAATATGCTGGAAATCTTGGGGAAGGGAGAAAAGCAATGCTGTTGCTGAAGCATAGGATTTTAAAAAGCATAGTGTTAAGACGTACTAAAAAAGGCAGGGCTGCTGATCTGGCACTTCCCCCTAGGATT GTTACCCTGAGGCGGGATGAACTTGATATCAAAGAAGAAGATTATTATACATCACTATATAATGAAAGTCAGGCACAATTTAATAC ATATATTGAAGCAAATACTCTGATGAATAACTATGCCCACATATTTGATCTTCTCACACGCCTGCGGCAG GCTGTTGATCATCCTTACCTTGTGGTGTACTCTAGCACAGCTGCTGGAAGAGGTGGAAGCATAAGGAATGCTCCCAGTGGTGAAGTATGTGGCTTATGTCATGAGAATGCTGAAGATGCTGTG GTGACTTCATGCACTCATGTATTTTGCAAGTCTTGTTTAATTGATTTCTCCGCTAGCATGGGACAGATATCATGCCCATCTTGTGCAAAACTGCTTACTGTGGACTTCACAGGAAACAAGGAAAATGAGGATCAGATGCCTAAAACAACTATTAAAGGATTTAGGCCATCAAGTATTCTTAATAGAATCCGGCTGGATGATTTCCAGACAAGCACAAAAATAGATGCTTTG AGGGAAGAAATCAGATTTATGGTTGAAAGGGATGGGTCTGCAAAGGGAATTGTTTTTAGCCAATTCACGTCATTTTTAGATCTGATACATTACTCCCTCCAGAAG TCTGGGGTTAGTTGTGTTCAATTAGTTGGATCAATGTCTATGGCTGCAAGAGATGCAGctataaaaaaatttactgAAGATCCTGATTGCAGAATATTTTTAATGAGTCTCAAAGCAGGAGGTGTTGCACTCAACCTCACTGTGGCATCTCAT GTTTTTTTGATGGATCCGTGGTGGAATCCTGCAGTTGAAAGGCAAGCCCAGGATAGAATTCACCGAATAGGACAGTTTAAACCAATCAG AATTGTGAGGTTTGTTATCAAGGATACAGTTGAGGAGAGAATCTTAAAGTTGCAAGAGAAGAAGGAACTGGTCTTTGAAGG GACTGTGGGTGGCTCTTCAGAGGCTTTAGCAAAACTGACGGAGGCAGATCTCAGATTCCTGTTTCTTACTTGA